From a single Candidatus Baltobacteraceae bacterium genomic region:
- a CDS encoding protein-glutamate O-methyltransferase CheR — MSTIAISEPEFVSLRDSIRERFGIFYDDTKQFLLQSRLQTRLLKSRCETFGAYQRYLSTSPQREEEWDELASVLSNNETYFFRERAQLDVLANECVDEALRAGGRLRVWSSACSTGEEPYTIAMMLLDGRRIAPSSVTIRASDLSPRALGKAQTGFYRELSFRATPPEIVAKFFKPFEQGFFVSDEVKRMVELFRINLLDARAVAGVGIHDAIFCRNVLIYFDKPTQKRVVEAFAQALRPGGFLFLGHAESIMRLTDLYDPVITPKAIYYRRKA, encoded by the coding sequence GTGTCGACGATTGCCATCTCGGAGCCGGAGTTCGTGTCGCTGCGCGACTCCATCCGCGAACGTTTCGGCATCTTCTACGACGATACGAAACAATTTTTACTCCAAAGCCGCTTGCAGACGCGTCTGCTCAAGAGCCGCTGCGAGACGTTTGGGGCGTATCAGCGGTACCTGTCGACGTCCCCGCAGCGCGAGGAAGAGTGGGACGAGCTCGCCTCGGTGCTCTCCAACAACGAGACGTATTTCTTTCGCGAGCGCGCTCAACTCGACGTTCTTGCCAACGAGTGTGTCGACGAGGCGCTGCGCGCGGGCGGACGGCTGCGCGTATGGTCGTCGGCGTGCTCCACCGGAGAAGAGCCGTATACCATCGCCATGATGCTGCTCGACGGTAGGCGGATCGCGCCGTCGAGCGTCACGATCCGAGCCAGCGACCTCTCGCCACGCGCGCTCGGAAAGGCCCAGACCGGTTTCTACCGCGAGCTGTCGTTTCGCGCCACCCCGCCCGAGATCGTGGCAAAGTTTTTCAAGCCGTTCGAACAAGGCTTTTTCGTATCGGACGAAGTCAAGCGGATGGTCGAACTCTTCCGCATCAACCTGCTCGATGCGCGGGCCGTGGCAGGAGTCGGGATTCATGACGCGATTTTCTGCCGTAACGTGCTCATCTATTTTGACAAGCCGACCCAGAAGCGCGTCGTCGAGGCGTTCGCGCAAGCCTTGCGTCCGGGCGGCTTCCTGTTCCTGGGCCATGCCGAGTCGATCATGCGCCTAACCGATCTGTACGATCCCGTGATTACGCCCAAAGCGATCTATTATAGGCGTAAAGCGTGA